From one Streptomyces sp. NBC_01478 genomic stretch:
- the fxsT gene encoding FxSxx-COOH system tetratricopeptide repeat protein: MSGDLAALMIEPLVGWPRKAQAGQSYLVTVDLNGPAAPEDWPYDEEEFDFGVALDGARRFVCEALNEPSVVLHRFGGTYGPARFVIKASRAPGQATIWLTISNRWGVPVRTVELPSEIVADAVTGHGHVVVPALNGRTATLPAEHTVPGQRAGRRPVSGVWSPRHITISYAGADRAWAVWTARQLERHGCQTLLLRWDPAPGLPLAQLLADLLAAPGRVLLLLDEEYLRLGHRTELEWGEALDTVVAADPDRFAAVDLSARTLPAATAVLGPVGLRELDPAEALRRLLTALDLQDARPEPEDESVAPRFPDAPPAVWNVPRRNFRFTGRDTVLEELRALFENGPPTGARVALRGISGVGKSQIAIEYAHRFANEYDVVWWISASFRATARQQFADLAEPLGLADSSALPERVRAVREALHTGRPHRRWLLILDRADDLEQIYDLLPEAGGHVAVTTLTQGWSPAGGVAEIHVERFTRAESISYARRHVERLTEEEAGQLADAVEDFPLLLAQTTAWLDANRMSAAEYIGLLRRGDADEIGIQTLPDYPIGFQTSWALTLDSLEQDSPEATELLRLFAMFAPGSIPVRQLQRARPGDLPPLLAELAADPARWLAALRRLSESTAVRMDYVQPSDGVGYVDSVEMYRLYHRFLRRTLTPGERDELSAVACRVLVSADPASPSDVANWPVYAELLPHLLPSGALENSEDAVRELVLNCIEYLRLRDEESTGLTLCEQVLARWRIRLAPTHPSMLVLVHQHANMLRRCGRYREAEAVGRSVVEQLAEERPSDDLELLRAEAGLGGSLMALGLFKEAHQLFEEVWRAYDTLDGPETPRTQSCFNNLGVALGLLGRYREAVDVHFQLLSLRARLLPPNHPLTLQSGLTHARSLRLLGRHQDATALQETNSLLHRQTMGDHHPQTLAALHNQALCLRRSGDVPGAADLLRSLVERCRNLQGVRHPTTLMVQADHASFLRAHGDRTESAELTDAVADDYRHLLGDDHPYTVGVLGNRGLLLWLDGDRAAGARLIEQALRGMRNAVGADHPWTLGCALNAAAVRRLSGRPAEAAELRRDILLRARAAVGADHPLVRACEDALSTGAEEAPSWDFEPQPI; the protein is encoded by the coding sequence ATGAGCGGCGATCTCGCTGCGTTGATGATCGAGCCCCTCGTGGGCTGGCCGCGCAAGGCCCAGGCAGGACAGAGCTATCTCGTCACCGTCGACCTCAACGGCCCGGCGGCGCCCGAGGACTGGCCCTACGACGAGGAGGAGTTCGACTTCGGCGTGGCCCTGGACGGCGCCCGCCGGTTCGTGTGCGAGGCCCTGAACGAACCCAGTGTCGTCCTGCACCGCTTCGGCGGCACCTACGGCCCGGCCCGCTTCGTGATCAAGGCGAGCCGGGCGCCCGGCCAGGCCACGATCTGGCTGACCATCAGCAACCGCTGGGGGGTCCCGGTGCGTACCGTCGAGTTGCCCAGCGAGATCGTCGCGGACGCCGTCACAGGACACGGCCATGTCGTCGTGCCCGCGCTGAACGGCAGGACCGCCACGCTGCCGGCCGAGCACACCGTCCCCGGGCAGCGCGCCGGACGGCGTCCGGTGTCCGGTGTCTGGTCACCGCGCCACATCACGATCAGTTACGCCGGCGCCGACCGCGCCTGGGCCGTGTGGACGGCGCGCCAGTTGGAGCGGCACGGCTGCCAGACGCTCCTGCTGCGCTGGGACCCGGCGCCCGGGCTGCCGCTGGCCCAGCTGCTGGCCGATCTCCTCGCCGCCCCCGGCCGGGTGCTGCTGCTGCTCGACGAGGAGTATCTGCGGCTCGGCCACCGCACCGAGCTCGAATGGGGCGAGGCGCTGGACACGGTGGTCGCCGCCGATCCCGACCGGTTCGCCGCCGTCGACCTCTCCGCGCGCACCCTGCCCGCCGCGACTGCCGTACTGGGCCCGGTCGGTCTGCGGGAACTGGACCCGGCCGAGGCGCTGCGCCGGCTCCTGACCGCCCTCGACCTCCAGGACGCCCGGCCGGAACCCGAGGACGAGTCCGTCGCCCCCCGCTTCCCGGACGCGCCGCCCGCGGTGTGGAACGTTCCACGCCGCAACTTCCGCTTCACGGGCCGCGACACGGTCCTGGAGGAGCTGCGCGCCCTGTTCGAGAACGGTCCGCCCACGGGCGCCCGGGTCGCCCTGCGCGGCATCTCGGGCGTCGGCAAGAGCCAGATCGCCATCGAGTACGCGCACCGGTTCGCCAACGAGTACGACGTCGTCTGGTGGATCAGCGCGAGTTTCCGGGCCACGGCCCGCCAGCAGTTCGCCGACCTCGCCGAACCGCTGGGCCTCGCGGACAGCAGCGCGCTGCCCGAGCGGGTCCGCGCGGTCCGCGAAGCCCTGCACACCGGCCGTCCGCACCGGCGCTGGCTCCTGATCCTCGACCGCGCCGACGACCTGGAGCAGATCTACGACCTCCTCCCCGAGGCCGGCGGCCATGTCGCGGTGACGACCCTCACGCAGGGCTGGTCCCCGGCCGGCGGGGTCGCGGAGATCCACGTGGAGCGCTTCACCCGGGCGGAGAGCATCAGTTACGCACGCCGGCACGTGGAGCGGCTCACCGAGGAGGAGGCCGGCCAACTCGCCGACGCCGTCGAGGACTTCCCGCTGCTGCTGGCCCAGACGACGGCGTGGCTGGACGCCAACCGGATGTCGGCGGCCGAGTACATCGGGCTGCTGCGCCGGGGCGACGCCGACGAGATCGGCATCCAGACCCTGCCGGACTACCCGATCGGCTTCCAGACCAGTTGGGCCCTCACCCTCGACTCCCTGGAGCAGGACAGCCCCGAGGCGACCGAACTGCTGCGCCTGTTCGCGATGTTCGCGCCCGGCTCGATCCCGGTACGCCAGCTCCAGCGAGCGCGGCCCGGCGATCTCCCCCCGCTGCTGGCCGAGTTGGCCGCCGACCCGGCCCGCTGGCTGGCCGCGCTGCGCCGCCTCTCCGAGTCGACCGCCGTACGGATGGACTACGTTCAGCCCTCGGACGGCGTCGGCTATGTGGACAGCGTGGAGATGTACCGCCTCTACCACCGCTTCCTGCGCCGCACCCTGACCCCCGGCGAGCGCGACGAACTCTCCGCGGTCGCCTGCCGGGTGCTGGTCTCGGCCGACCCCGCCTCACCGTCCGACGTGGCCAACTGGCCCGTGTACGCGGAGCTGTTGCCGCATCTGCTGCCGTCGGGCGCGCTGGAGAACTCCGAGGACGCGGTACGCGAGCTGGTGCTCAACTGCATCGAGTACCTGCGGCTGCGCGACGAGGAGAGCACCGGCCTCACCCTGTGCGAACAGGTGCTGGCCCGCTGGCGCATCAGGCTCGCGCCCACCCACCCGTCCATGCTCGTGCTGGTGCACCAGCACGCCAACATGCTGCGCCGCTGCGGCCGTTACCGCGAGGCCGAGGCCGTCGGCCGGTCCGTCGTCGAGCAACTCGCCGAGGAACGGCCCTCCGACGACCTCGAACTCCTGCGGGCCGAAGCGGGCCTAGGCGGCTCCCTGATGGCACTCGGCCTCTTCAAGGAGGCCCACCAGCTCTTCGAGGAGGTATGGCGGGCCTACGACACCCTCGACGGGCCGGAGACGCCCCGCACCCAGTCCTGCTTCAACAACCTCGGGGTCGCCCTCGGCCTCCTCGGCCGCTATCGGGAAGCGGTGGACGTGCACTTCCAACTGCTGAGCCTGCGGGCCCGGTTGCTCCCGCCGAACCATCCGCTGACCCTGCAGAGCGGCCTCACCCACGCCCGCTCGCTGCGCCTGCTCGGCCGCCATCAGGACGCCACCGCGCTCCAGGAGACCAACTCCCTGCTGCACCGCCAGACCATGGGCGACCACCATCCCCAGACGCTGGCCGCCCTGCACAACCAGGCTCTGTGCCTGCGCCGTTCGGGCGATGTGCCGGGCGCCGCCGATCTGCTGCGCAGCCTGGTCGAGCGGTGCCGGAACCTGCAGGGCGTCCGGCATCCGACGACCCTGATGGTCCAGGCCGACCACGCCTCCTTCCTGCGCGCGCACGGCGACCGCACCGAGTCCGCCGAGCTGACGGACGCGGTCGCCGACGACTACCGGCATCTGCTCGGCGACGACCACCCGTACACGGTGGGCGTGCTGGGCAACCGCGGCCTGCTGCTGTGGCTCGACGGCGACCGGGCCGCCGGGGCCCGGCTGATCGAGCAGGCGCTGCGGGGCATGAGGAACGCCGTGGGCGCCGACCACCCGTGGACGCTGGGCTGCGCCCTGAACGCGGCGGCGGTCCGCAGGCTGTCGGGGCGCCCCGCCGAGGCGGCCGAACTGCGCCGGGACATCCTGCTGCGGGCCCGTGCCGCCGTCGGCGCCGACCATCCGCTCGTACGGGCCTGCGAGGACGCGCTGTCGACCGGCGCGGAGGAGGCGCCGAGCTGGGACTTCGAGCCACAGCCGATCTGA
- a CDS encoding CHAT domain-containing protein, with amino-acid sequence MPTEHPGPRPLGGAVPLGPGTPARRPEPEALVAPRTAGVPENVVEPYEPVPLAATAVDPNARLPVGFAKLAVNRAYDEGGQPAFWLTGQSGDPELSFDSEDTRLRPSDLALSNLRPDGFPPTEIFRAVAAWSGHQEDVVRWINGLRARFGADLHLVIWDDTDYDIPWEMLRLTGGRAHGVDDGILGALVTVVRWTTIREAGSTPFNEPADCTGHVVGYYAEEMRRDATVFENFEHIGHFGTTRTFLGELTRPGLGAGLVYMGCHATHGPNLFKLKLGSVTWHELNDLDMSALDGRRTLVCLNACHSAQFVNNRPLGENALRGFAELFLRKGAGGCIATSGKVGDDVAHTLIRDLIGRLCADPELPVARALRDFRAAAVARLPDPLPFVYGDDDQIDIEGQRRILPILYSFMFLYFGHPLTTLRLSVRAQEART; translated from the coding sequence ATGCCCACTGAACACCCCGGCCCCCGCCCCCTCGGCGGAGCCGTCCCGCTCGGTCCCGGTACGCCTGCCCGCAGGCCGGAGCCCGAGGCGCTCGTCGCGCCGCGTACCGCGGGGGTGCCCGAGAACGTGGTCGAGCCGTACGAACCCGTACCGCTCGCGGCCACGGCGGTCGATCCGAATGCCCGGCTTCCGGTCGGGTTCGCCAAGTTGGCCGTGAACCGGGCCTACGACGAGGGCGGGCAGCCGGCGTTCTGGCTGACCGGGCAGAGCGGTGATCCGGAGCTGTCGTTCGACTCGGAGGACACCCGGCTGCGGCCGAGCGATCTCGCGCTCAGCAATCTGCGTCCCGACGGCTTCCCGCCCACCGAGATCTTCCGGGCGGTCGCCGCGTGGTCGGGCCACCAGGAGGACGTGGTGCGCTGGATCAACGGACTGCGGGCCCGCTTCGGCGCCGACCTGCATCTGGTGATCTGGGACGACACCGACTACGACATCCCGTGGGAGATGCTGCGCCTCACCGGCGGCCGGGCCCACGGCGTCGACGACGGAATCCTGGGCGCGCTGGTGACCGTGGTGCGCTGGACCACCATCCGTGAGGCCGGCAGCACCCCGTTCAACGAACCGGCGGACTGCACGGGCCATGTGGTGGGCTACTACGCGGAGGAGATGCGCCGCGACGCCACGGTGTTCGAGAACTTCGAGCACATCGGCCACTTCGGCACCACTCGCACCTTCCTCGGCGAACTCACCCGCCCGGGCCTGGGCGCCGGCCTCGTCTACATGGGCTGCCACGCCACACACGGCCCGAACCTGTTCAAGCTCAAGCTGGGCTCGGTCACCTGGCACGAACTCAACGACCTGGACATGTCCGCGCTGGACGGCCGCCGCACCCTGGTGTGCCTGAACGCCTGCCACTCCGCGCAGTTCGTGAACAACCGGCCGCTCGGCGAGAACGCCCTGCGCGGCTTCGCCGAACTGTTCCTCCGCAAGGGGGCCGGCGGCTGCATCGCCACCTCGGGCAAGGTCGGCGACGACGTGGCGCACACCCTGATCCGCGATCTGATCGGACGGCTGTGCGCCGACCCCGAGCTACCGGTGGCCCGCGCCCTCCGCGACTTCCGGGCCGCCGCCGTCGCCCGGCTGCCCGACCCGCTGCCGTTCGTCTACGGCGACGACGACCAGATCGACATCGAGGGCCAGCGCCGGATTCTGCCGATCCTCTACAGCTTCATGTTCCTCTACTTCGGACACCCCTTGACCACGCTCCGGCTCAGCGTCCGGGCGCAGGAGGCGAGGACATGA
- a CDS encoding magnesium chelatase, protein MSAPADGRQVGPRQRLLQVLACSALGPGLDGVLLFDLEPELVAPVTDAFAALLQLREQRPVRRTTLGSVTGDDELWLRPTLRHDGNGVNFSLAPGPLVDNAPDSALIVVVPDLVRLSLPGMRAAVQLLGADVAAVERSGFRARWRPRARWLAACREAEIGRLSPHLLDRFPIRLNAAGLRRIGSGPDRVLDALAGREPEPGLGELPPSWRSALAARTRTACALTEEAAAHAVGLFRGDTSGRRAIGLARLARALAVVNGAETCGPDRVDEAARLLGVAAPPASPVGNGRSANGTSLPTGNGTDGRPPPPEQPKADPVPEDTGAAGQAGGATAVPAGPAEALDTFTADTGEGPGSPFPEDDARFLREFAPLRIPWQRRPEPSSARGPVIGVRSATTLRDLAVVATVVEAAKHQNLPGRRALRASGDGQLVVLPGDFRSYARLPVAERMLVLLLDHTCRRGWDWQPALAPYLQWAYTGRASVCLVEVGSRDAAHELRADHFIARSVLDPRVGGALHRRPGRSSPLAHGLTLTDQLLRRAFQQRSNLVEAWLVVVSDGRGNVPLDASAGGRLLGPVRRTGIDDAISAAGRIGAMGRMRLHSVVVDAARQPHPDLPFLLADALGGVTVAGRTTRGVPHAH, encoded by the coding sequence ATGAGCGCGCCCGCCGACGGCCGCCAAGTCGGCCCCCGGCAGCGCCTGTTACAGGTCCTGGCCTGCTCCGCGCTGGGCCCCGGTCTCGACGGGGTGCTGCTGTTCGACCTGGAGCCGGAGCTGGTGGCCCCGGTGACGGACGCGTTCGCCGCCCTCCTCCAGCTCCGCGAGCAGCGTCCCGTACGGCGGACGACGCTCGGCTCGGTCACCGGTGACGACGAACTGTGGCTGCGGCCGACGCTGCGCCACGACGGGAACGGCGTCAACTTCTCCCTCGCACCCGGCCCGTTGGTGGACAACGCGCCCGACTCGGCGCTGATCGTCGTGGTGCCCGATCTGGTCCGCCTGAGCCTGCCGGGCATGCGGGCGGCCGTACAACTGCTGGGCGCGGACGTGGCCGCGGTCGAGCGGTCCGGTTTCCGGGCCCGCTGGCGGCCCCGGGCCCGCTGGCTGGCCGCGTGCCGGGAGGCGGAGATCGGCCGCCTGTCACCGCATCTGCTGGACCGCTTCCCGATCCGGCTCAACGCGGCCGGGCTGCGGCGGATCGGCAGCGGTCCCGACCGGGTGCTCGACGCGCTCGCGGGACGTGAACCCGAGCCGGGGCTGGGCGAGTTGCCGCCGTCCTGGCGCAGCGCGCTCGCGGCCCGGACCCGTACGGCGTGCGCGCTGACCGAGGAGGCCGCGGCGCATGCCGTGGGGCTGTTCCGCGGGGACACCAGTGGCCGGCGGGCGATCGGGCTGGCGCGGCTGGCCCGGGCGCTGGCCGTGGTGAACGGCGCCGAGACCTGTGGCCCCGACCGCGTCGACGAGGCCGCCCGGCTGCTGGGGGTGGCCGCGCCCCCGGCGTCCCCGGTGGGCAACGGCCGCTCCGCCAACGGCACTTCTCTCCCCACCGGGAACGGCACCGACGGCCGGCCGCCACCGCCCGAGCAGCCGAAGGCGGATCCGGTGCCCGAGGACACCGGCGCGGCGGGTCAGGCGGGTGGTGCGACGGCGGTACCGGCGGGGCCCGCCGAGGCCCTGGACACCTTCACGGCCGACACGGGCGAGGGACCGGGTTCGCCGTTCCCGGAGGACGACGCGCGGTTCCTGCGGGAGTTCGCGCCGTTGCGGATTCCCTGGCAGCGGCGTCCGGAGCCGAGTTCCGCGCGGGGGCCGGTGATAGGGGTCCGGTCCGCGACGACCCTGCGGGACCTGGCCGTCGTAGCCACCGTCGTGGAGGCCGCCAAGCACCAGAACCTGCCCGGCCGGCGTGCGCTCCGCGCGAGTGGGGACGGCCAACTGGTGGTGCTGCCGGGCGACTTCCGCAGTTACGCGCGGCTGCCGGTGGCCGAGCGCATGCTGGTGCTGCTGCTCGACCACACCTGCCGGCGCGGCTGGGACTGGCAGCCGGCGCTCGCCCCCTATCTGCAGTGGGCCTACACGGGACGTGCCTCGGTCTGTCTGGTCGAGGTCGGCAGCCGGGACGCGGCCCACGAGCTGCGGGCCGACCACTTCATCGCCCGCAGCGTCCTCGACCCGCGCGTCGGCGGCGCCCTGCACCGCAGGCCCGGCCGCAGCAGCCCCCTCGCCCACGGCCTGACACTGACCGACCAACTGCTGCGCCGCGCCTTCCAGCAGCGGTCCAACCTGGTCGAGGCGTGGCTCGTGGTGGTGTCCGACGGGCGCGGGAACGTGCCGCTGGACGCCAGCGCGGGCGGCCGTCTGCTGGGTCCGGTACGCCGCACGGGCATCGACGACGCGATCTCCGCCGCCGGCCGCATCGGCGCGATGGGCCGTATGCGCCTGCACTCGGTGGTCGTCGACGCGGCCCGCCAGCCTCACCCCGACCTCCCGTTCCTCCTGGCCGACGCACTGGGCGGCGTGACCGTGGCGGGCCGCACCACCCGGGGGGTGCCCCATGCCCACTGA
- a CDS encoding AAA family ATPase, with product MTGALGGSDVHILPYSHVVGQHELKLALELNYIAPRIGGVLISGQRGTAKSTVVRAFSLLTGGELPVTLPINATDDRVLGGWELDALMRGEARTQPGLLEEAGEKGMLYIDEVNLLDDHIVNIILDVVSTGVLSVQREAIDTVRNIGFGLVGTMNPEEGGLRPQLLDRFGLMVAVSELDQEQRRAMVLAVLRFDDAAGTKSPWLAEGLDRDRVLRERLDRARDGVQNVELSEDMAKLCADVATRLRAVGHRGEVVTAWAARALAAFEEADAVTADHVRRVVPLSLRHRRPEAAHGGPVEWTAEESELLDGLLG from the coding sequence GTGACCGGTGCGCTCGGCGGCTCGGACGTGCACATCCTGCCGTACAGCCATGTGGTCGGGCAGCACGAGCTGAAGCTCGCGCTGGAGCTCAACTACATCGCGCCGCGGATCGGCGGTGTCCTCATCAGCGGGCAGCGGGGCACCGCGAAGTCCACCGTGGTGCGGGCCTTCTCGCTGCTGACCGGGGGCGAGCTGCCGGTCACCCTGCCGATCAACGCCACCGACGACCGGGTGCTGGGCGGCTGGGAGTTGGACGCGCTGATGCGGGGCGAGGCGCGGACCCAGCCGGGGCTGCTGGAGGAGGCCGGCGAGAAGGGGATGCTGTACATCGACGAGGTCAACCTGCTGGACGACCACATCGTCAACATCATCCTGGACGTCGTCTCCACCGGAGTGCTGTCCGTGCAGCGCGAGGCCATCGACACGGTACGGAACATCGGCTTCGGTCTGGTCGGCACGATGAACCCCGAAGAGGGCGGTCTGCGGCCGCAGTTGCTCGACCGGTTCGGTCTGATGGTCGCCGTGTCCGAGCTGGACCAGGAACAGCGCCGGGCGATGGTGCTGGCCGTGCTCCGCTTCGACGACGCGGCCGGTACGAAGTCCCCCTGGCTCGCCGAGGGCCTCGACCGGGACCGGGTCCTGCGCGAGCGGCTGGACCGGGCCAGGGACGGCGTCCAGAACGTGGAGTTGAGCGAGGACATGGCGAAGCTGTGCGCCGATGTCGCCACCCGGCTGCGGGCGGTGGGCCATCGCGGTGAGGTGGTCACCGCCTGGGCCGCCCGCGCGCTGGCCGCGTTCGAGGAGGCGGACGCCGTGACCGCCGACCATGTGCGGCGGGTGGTCCCGCTGTCCCTGCGGCACCGGCGGCCGGAGGCGGCGCACGGCGGGCCGGTCGAGTGGACGGCGGAGGAGTCGGAGCTGCTCGACGGGCTGCTGGGATGA
- a CDS encoding CU044_2847 family protein — translation MAIVTRVSTHGQDQQMPIYVEVDTAPVPGGLADMYDGIDTRESAADRVLAVARDVYGDGLELARRCARQAAGRLHDLGEGLTPDEVELQLSIKLDAELGAFLVKSGAEAQLQVTFRWTPGSAS, via the coding sequence ATGGCGATCGTGACAAGGGTGTCCACGCACGGCCAGGACCAACAGATGCCGATCTACGTCGAGGTCGACACCGCGCCGGTGCCCGGCGGTCTCGCGGACATGTACGACGGCATCGACACCCGGGAGAGCGCCGCGGACCGGGTGCTGGCGGTGGCCCGGGACGTCTACGGCGACGGTCTGGAACTGGCCCGGCGCTGCGCCCGGCAGGCGGCGGGCCGGCTGCACGACCTCGGTGAGGGGCTGACGCCCGACGAGGTGGAACTGCAACTGTCCATCAAGCTCGACGCCGAACTCGGGGCGTTCCTGGTGAAGTCGGGGGCGGAGGCCCAGCTCCAGGTGACCTTCCGCTGGACACCGGGCAGTGCGTCGTGA